From the Cryptomeria japonica chromosome 2, Sugi_1.0, whole genome shotgun sequence genome, one window contains:
- the LOC131065903 gene encoding heavy metal-associated isoprenylated plant protein 39-like has translation MAMKKIVLKLSIEDENSKKKALKQVARVHGVDSVAVDMKEKKITVIGDVDPVCLASKLRKFGFADLLSVGPAKEEKKEGEKKEEKMEGEKKEEKKPQGEAKKENKAEPPKVEVVYHVPITYDYRPYEYTAVREEYPNTCVIC, from the exons ATGGCAATGAAG AAAATAGTACTAAAATTGTCCATTGAGGACGAAAACAGCAAGAAAAAGGCACTCAAACAGGTTGCACGTGTCCATG GGGTGGATTCAGTGGCGGTGGACATGAAGGAGAAGAAGATCACTGTGATAGGGGACGTCGATCCCGTCTGTCTGGCCTCTAAACTCAGGAAATTCGGCTTTGCAGATTTGCTGAGCGTGGGTCCTGCgaaagaggagaagaaggaaggcGAGAAAAAAGAGGAGAAGATGGAGGGCGaaaaaaaagaggagaagaaaCCTCAAGGCGAAGCAAAGAAGGAGAACAAAGCAGAACCTCCAAAAGTTGAAGTTGTGTATCATGTGCCCATCACCTACGATTACAGACCGTATGAATACACTGCTGTGAGAGAGGAATATCCTAATACTTGTGTTATCTGTTGA